Proteins co-encoded in one Longimicrobium sp. genomic window:
- a CDS encoding DedA family protein, which produces MQTLIDFILHLDTHLAELTRDYGGWIYGILSLILFCETGLVVTPILPGDSLLFAAGALAAAGGGLNVWVLLPCLMVAVFCGDNVNYWVGHRLGRAVFKDDARILKTKYLHRTEAFYAKYGGRAIVLARFVPIVRTYAPFVAGASKMPYPRFLAFSAGGSLLWISMFLLGGYFFGNIPAVKENFMVVILAVIFVSVLPMLVEFIRHRRTERPA; this is translated from the coding sequence GTGCAGACGCTGATCGACTTCATCCTCCACCTCGACACCCACCTGGCCGAGCTGACCCGCGACTACGGCGGGTGGATCTACGGCATCCTTTCGCTGATCCTGTTCTGCGAGACCGGGCTGGTGGTGACGCCCATCCTCCCCGGCGACTCGCTCCTCTTCGCCGCGGGCGCGCTGGCGGCGGCGGGCGGCGGGCTGAACGTGTGGGTGCTCCTTCCCTGCCTGATGGTGGCGGTGTTCTGCGGCGACAACGTGAACTACTGGGTGGGCCACCGCCTGGGCCGCGCCGTGTTCAAGGACGACGCGAGGATCCTGAAGACGAAGTACCTCCACCGCACGGAAGCGTTCTACGCGAAGTACGGCGGCCGCGCGATCGTTCTCGCCCGCTTCGTTCCCATCGTGCGCACCTACGCGCCGTTCGTGGCGGGCGCGTCGAAGATGCCGTATCCGCGCTTCCTGGCGTTCAGCGCGGGCGGGTCGCTGCTGTGGATCAGCATGTTCCTGCTGGGCGGCTACTTCTTCGGGAACATCCCGGCGGTCAAGGAGAACTTCATGGTAGTGATCCTGGCCGTGATCTTCGTCTCGGTGCTCCCCATGCTGGTGGAGTTCATCCGCCACCGCCGCACCGAGCGCCCCGCCTGA